The following coding sequences are from one Deinococcus apachensis DSM 19763 window:
- a CDS encoding response regulator transcription factor, which yields MERKPLVLVIEDEKDIARFIELELAAEGYATEVAFDGVTGLSKFREVNPDLVILDLMLPVLDGLEVARRIRKTSNTPIIILTAKDGIQDKVEGLDSGADDYLIKPFSIEELLARVRAHLRRVNPAVTGEVRVADLVMNLDGREIFRGGRRVELSAKEFELLELLARNPGKVFSRFEIEEKVWPEYTGGSNVVDVYIGYLRRKLEEGGERRLIHTVRGVGYVLREE from the coding sequence ATGGAACGCAAACCCCTGGTTCTCGTGATTGAGGATGAAAAAGACATTGCCCGCTTTATAGAACTGGAACTTGCCGCCGAAGGGTACGCCACCGAGGTCGCCTTCGACGGCGTGACCGGCCTGAGCAAGTTCCGCGAGGTCAACCCCGACCTGGTCATCCTCGACCTGATGCTGCCGGTGCTGGACGGCTTGGAGGTCGCGCGGCGCATTCGCAAGACGAGCAATACACCCATCATCATCCTGACGGCCAAAGACGGCATCCAGGACAAGGTGGAGGGCCTGGACTCGGGCGCCGACGACTACCTGATCAAGCCCTTTTCCATCGAGGAACTTCTCGCCCGGGTGCGGGCGCACCTGCGGCGAGTCAATCCGGCCGTGACCGGCGAGGTCCGGGTGGCCGACCTGGTGATGAACCTCGACGGCCGCGAGATCTTCCGGGGCGGGCGCCGGGTCGAGCTCAGCGCCAAGGAGTTCGAGCTGCTGGAACTGCTCGCGCGCAACCCCGGCAAGGTCTTTTCCCGCTTCGAGATCGAGGAGAAGGTCTGGCCGGAGTACACCGGCGGCAGCAACGTCGTGGACGTGTATATCGGCTACCTGCGGCGCAAGCTGGAGGAGGGCGGGGAGCGGAGGCTGATCCACACCGTGCGCGGCGTCGGCTACGTCCTGCGCGAGGAATAG
- a CDS encoding type II toxin-antitoxin system PemK/MazF family toxin, with translation MTRGKAYPRGAVVLVDLDPSTGSEQGRKRPCIVLSDMKTVRTSGSRPLYFIVPLTTANKLTGPLAPQLKARPGGLPADSTALIMHARAIDPARIVRQWGTVDAQDVATLQAALRVLAEG, from the coding sequence GTGACCCGGGGCAAGGCTTATCCGCGCGGCGCCGTGGTCCTGGTGGACCTCGACCCCTCGACAGGCAGTGAGCAGGGCCGGAAGCGCCCGTGCATCGTGCTGAGCGATATGAAGACGGTACGGACCTCCGGTTCACGCCCGCTCTACTTCATCGTCCCGCTCACCACGGCAAACAAGCTCACCGGCCCGCTGGCCCCGCAACTGAAGGCCCGCCCCGGTGGGCTACCCGCTGACTCGACAGCGCTCATCATGCACGCCCGCGCGATTGACCCGGCGCGGATCGTGCGGCAGTGGGGAACGGTAGACGCTCAGGATGTGGCCACCCTTCAAGCCGCCCTGCGCGTGCTGGCAGAAGGGTAG
- a CDS encoding sensor histidine kinase codes for MTLRWRLTLFYTGLLAVLLTVVGLAALAMMRTSLTNNLNRDLQDTYRTFTNLIRPLALGDPGTAKERDEQGLLPRARYLFPDYAIQIEKVSVVEDAGALAAVLEESRDASSRKQLFDLLRTFGEETRQSIGLDRKAPPLQLSDGEYVQLINSPGGQLFVERNVKDPYNDRTRPYRFLVKLGPVQLDPPVLGLARPSFALTFVGRSLEAPSYTLTQLQRVILLLFLAGLGTAGVGAYLLAGQALRPLRQVRKAAERIGGQNLGERVPEPQTADEVQALAHALNAMLGRLEASFEAQRRFTSDASHELRTPVTAISGHASYLLRRTDPTGQQRESLNIIRSESERLTNLIASLLELARSDSGALPLTRQPILSRLFLGEVARELAPLAQAQGTHLSADGEDVAFEGDPDRLRQVIINLVGNALKAGAKHVHLTSRVEEGGKEIRLSVQDDGPGIPPEHLGRLFDRFYRVEDSRSRDQGGAGLGLSIAKGIVDAHGGRIWLESEVGKGTTAHVQLPVGNLPELDEDDVP; via the coding sequence GTGACCCTACGCTGGCGGCTCACGCTGTTTTATACGGGGCTGCTGGCGGTGCTGCTCACGGTGGTGGGGCTCGCCGCGCTGGCGATGATGCGGACGAGCCTCACCAACAACCTCAACCGCGACCTTCAGGACACCTACCGCACCTTCACCAACCTGATCCGGCCGCTCGCGCTGGGCGATCCGGGCACCGCCAAGGAGCGCGACGAGCAGGGCCTGCTGCCGCGCGCCCGCTACCTGTTCCCCGACTACGCGATTCAGATCGAGAAGGTGTCGGTGGTCGAGGACGCCGGAGCCCTGGCGGCCGTCCTGGAGGAGTCAAGGGACGCGTCAAGTCGAAAGCAGCTCTTCGACCTCCTCCGCACCTTTGGCGAGGAGACGCGCCAGAGCATCGGGTTGGACCGTAAGGCTCCGCCCCTGCAACTCAGCGATGGGGAATACGTCCAGCTGATCAATTCGCCGGGTGGGCAACTGTTCGTCGAGCGGAACGTCAAGGACCCGTACAACGACCGGACGCGGCCCTACCGCTTCCTGGTGAAGTTGGGGCCGGTGCAGCTCGACCCGCCGGTGCTGGGCCTGGCACGCCCCTCCTTCGCCCTCACCTTCGTCGGGCGCAGCCTGGAAGCCCCCTCCTACACCCTGACGCAGCTTCAACGAGTGATCCTGCTGCTGTTCCTGGCCGGGCTGGGCACGGCGGGCGTGGGCGCCTACCTGCTCGCCGGGCAGGCGCTGCGGCCCCTGCGGCAGGTTCGTAAGGCGGCCGAACGCATCGGCGGGCAGAACCTGGGCGAGCGCGTGCCGGAGCCGCAGACGGCCGACGAGGTGCAGGCCCTCGCACACGCGCTGAACGCGATGCTGGGCCGCCTGGAGGCGAGCTTCGAGGCCCAGCGCCGCTTCACAAGTGACGCCAGCCACGAACTCCGCACCCCGGTCACGGCGATCAGCGGACACGCGAGCTACCTGCTGCGCCGCACCGACCCGACCGGGCAGCAGCGTGAGAGCCTGAACATCATCCGCAGCGAGTCCGAGCGCCTTACCAACCTGATCGCCAGCCTGCTGGAACTCGCCCGCTCCGACAGCGGCGCCCTGCCCCTGACCCGCCAGCCCATCCTGTCGCGGCTGTTTCTGGGCGAGGTGGCCCGCGAACTCGCCCCGCTGGCCCAGGCCCAGGGCACCCACCTGAGCGCGGACGGCGAGGACGTGGCCTTCGAGGGGGACCCCGACCGCCTCAGGCAGGTCATCATCAACCTTGTCGGCAATGCCCTCAAGGCCGGGGCGAAACACGTCCACCTCACCAGCCGTGTCGAGGAGGGGGGCAAGGAGATCCGCCTGAGCGTGCAGGACGACGGCCCCGGCATTCCCCCCGAACACCTGGGGCGGCTCTTCGACCGCTTCTACCGGGTCGAGGACAGCCGCAGCCGTGACCAGGGCGGCGCGGGCCTGGGCCTGAGCATCGCCAAGGGCATCGTGGACGCCCACGGCGGGCGCATCTGGCTGGAGAGCGAGGTCGGGAAGGGGACGACCGCGCACGTGCAGCTGCCGGTGGGCAACCTGCCGGAGCTGGATGAGGACGACGTGCCGTGA
- a CDS encoding tyrosine-type recombinase/integrase yields MARKTEKDIPKRGNGRGSVRRLPSGRWQWRATVELPNGDVQRVAGTVGTKTEAEDALSRVRTDAARGQFSVSPQTTLGEYLEAWHAGRKAGLAAKYAQSQDSLIQRHIIPGLGKRRLSSITSRDLETFYAGLTFQDKRREETKGRPLGDSMKRQIHNLLHLAFSEAVRHGDLMRNPADVARPRYTRDAALEEKVKAWTPEQAAAFYGVARPDRLGSVFCFMLSTGLRVGEALGLRWEHVDLKTGRVEVREALVSLGGVAHRTTPKTPRSRRAFTVSGDALAILHEWKERPVLDREAQEKRYMGSDAVFTNTLGGPILPDTIYRGLRALCAAAGVPYLGAHACRHTFISLQGASGRPIEVVSAHVGHARTSFTLDRYRTVFEKEREGLTLDFSTLRKHTEKEG; encoded by the coding sequence ATGGCAAGGAAGACAGAGAAAGACATTCCCAAACGGGGGAACGGGCGGGGCAGTGTGCGGCGCCTTCCCTCGGGGCGTTGGCAATGGCGGGCAACCGTCGAACTGCCGAACGGGGACGTTCAGCGGGTGGCGGGGACAGTCGGCACGAAGACCGAGGCGGAAGACGCCCTGAGCCGGGTGCGGACGGACGCGGCCCGCGGGCAGTTCAGCGTCTCGCCTCAAACCACGCTGGGGGAGTATCTGGAGGCATGGCACGCCGGGCGGAAAGCGGGGCTGGCCGCAAAATACGCCCAATCGCAGGACAGCCTAATTCAGCGGCACATCATTCCCGGCCTGGGGAAGCGGCGGCTCTCCAGCATCACGTCCCGCGATCTGGAGACGTTCTACGCGGGCCTGACCTTCCAGGACAAACGCCGGGAGGAGACGAAGGGAAGGCCGCTGGGCGACTCCATGAAGCGGCAGATCCACAACCTCTTGCACCTCGCCTTCTCGGAGGCAGTGCGGCACGGCGACCTGATGCGGAACCCGGCAGACGTGGCCCGGCCCCGGTACACACGGGACGCGGCCCTGGAGGAGAAGGTCAAGGCCTGGACACCGGAGCAGGCCGCCGCGTTCTATGGGGTGGCCCGCCCAGATCGGCTGGGGAGCGTGTTCTGTTTCATGCTCTCGACGGGTCTACGGGTAGGGGAGGCGCTGGGGTTGCGCTGGGAACACGTGGACCTGAAGACGGGCCGCGTCGAGGTACGGGAGGCACTGGTGAGCCTAGGTGGGGTGGCGCACCGGACCACGCCGAAGACGCCCCGCTCTCGCCGGGCCTTCACCGTCTCCGGGGACGCGCTGGCGATCCTGCACGAGTGGAAAGAGCGGCCCGTACTCGATCGGGAAGCCCAGGAGAAGCGGTATATGGGTAGTGATGCCGTGTTCACGAACACGCTGGGCGGGCCGATCCTGCCGGACACCATTTACCGGGGCCTGAGGGCGCTGTGCGCGGCGGCTGGGGTGCCCTACCTGGGGGCGCACGCCTGCCGCCATACCTTCATCTCCTTACAGGGGGCTAGCGGTCGCCCCATTGAAGTAGTGAGCGCCCACGTGGGGCACGCCCGCACTTCGTTCACCCTTGACCGCTACCGCACTGTCTTTGAGAAGGAACGCGAGGGTCTGACGCTTGACTTCTCAACGCTCAGGAAACACACAGAAAAGGAGGGTTAG
- the mqnP gene encoding menaquinone biosynthesis prenyltransferase MqnP, whose translation MSAAARLKTYLDLVKFEHTVFALPFAYAGMLLASLQVNGTGWPGWPTLLWVTLAMAAARTAAMGANRVIDRLIDARNPRTAGREVPSGKVSPAQAWGLVVVSLVVLAVAAAQLNPLCLALMPLAVAFLIGYPYTKRYTWLCHAWLGVTDGAAAAGGWIAVTGHFAPGAWLLWAVVIFWMIGLDVIYATLDHDFDRANGIQSIPARFGIARALRIAAASHGLTFVLLLAVGVATGASPWYYLAALAMGGILLYEHRIVNPRDLARVNVAFFDANMWLALTMLAGVVVDVTWRTLT comes from the coding sequence GTGAGTGCGGCGGCGCGGCTGAAGACGTATCTGGACCTGGTGAAGTTCGAGCACACGGTGTTCGCGCTTCCCTTCGCCTACGCCGGGATGCTGCTGGCGAGCCTACAGGTGAACGGAACGGGCTGGCCCGGCTGGCCGACCCTGCTGTGGGTCACGCTGGCGATGGCGGCGGCCAGGACGGCGGCGATGGGGGCCAACCGGGTAATCGACCGCCTGATCGACGCCCGCAATCCGCGCACGGCGGGGCGCGAGGTGCCCAGCGGCAAGGTCAGCCCCGCGCAGGCCTGGGGGCTGGTGGTCGTCAGCCTGGTGGTTCTGGCGGTCGCCGCGGCGCAGCTCAACCCTCTTTGCCTGGCGCTGATGCCGCTGGCGGTGGCCTTCCTGATCGGCTACCCCTACACCAAGCGCTACACCTGGCTGTGCCACGCGTGGCTGGGGGTGACCGACGGGGCCGCCGCCGCGGGTGGGTGGATCGCGGTGACAGGTCACTTTGCCCCCGGCGCCTGGCTGCTGTGGGCCGTGGTGATCTTCTGGATGATCGGCCTGGACGTGATCTACGCGACCCTCGACCACGATTTCGACCGGGCCAACGGTATCCAGAGCATCCCGGCGCGATTTGGAATCGCCCGCGCGCTGCGGATCGCGGCGGCGAGCCACGGCCTCACCTTCGTGTTGCTGCTCGCGGTCGGCGTGGCGACCGGCGCCAGCCCGTGGTACTACCTGGCGGCCCTGGCGATGGGCGGCATCCTCCTGTACGAGCACCGCATCGTGAATCCGCGGGACCTGGCGCGGGTGAACGTGGCCTTTTTCGACGCGAACATGTGGCTGGCCCTCACCATGCTCGCCGGGGTGGTGGTGGATGTCACGTGGCGAACGCTGACCTGA
- a CDS encoding adenylate/guanylate cyclase domain-containing protein, which translates to MPDLLLPLPSPRSGHQAACLVMVDLVGSTGLAHKLALEHYAALMGEFVQVLILSFEAWGGQVLQHQGDAVVALWPARRTASGVAAALESHERAARLGLAEILGVQLQVRAGVAAGPVVTGPVGGQPSAYGLPVNYARRLCDAAEPGETLVCAVVVAQGGAPGVPVDRPLPPLRGFGADCRAYRVTPAPARVTERIKAG; encoded by the coding sequence ATGCCTGACTTGCTCCTGCCCCTGCCCAGCCCAAGAAGCGGCCACCAGGCGGCGTGTCTGGTGATGGTGGACCTGGTAGGCAGCACCGGGCTCGCCCATAAGCTGGCGCTGGAGCACTACGCCGCTCTGATGGGCGAGTTCGTGCAGGTGCTGATCCTGAGCTTCGAGGCGTGGGGCGGCCAGGTGCTGCAACACCAGGGGGACGCGGTGGTGGCCCTCTGGCCCGCCAGGCGCACGGCGTCGGGGGTGGCGGCCGCTCTGGAATCGCACGAACGCGCCGCCCGGCTGGGCCTGGCCGAAATCCTAGGGGTGCAGCTTCAGGTTCGCGCCGGGGTGGCGGCTGGCCCCGTGGTGACCGGCCCGGTCGGGGGACAGCCCAGCGCTTACGGCCTGCCGGTCAACTACGCCCGGCGCCTGTGTGACGCCGCTGAGCCTGGCGAGACGCTCGTCTGCGCTGTCGTGGTCGCGCAGGGGGGCGCTCCAGGCGTCCCGGTGGACCGTCCCCTCCCCCCGCTGCGCGGCTTCGGGGCCGACTGCCGGGCCTACCGGGTCACCCCCGCGCCCGCGCGTGTGACGGAGCGTATAAAAGCCGGTTAA